A DNA window from Streptomyces sp. B21-083 contains the following coding sequences:
- a CDS encoding IS1380 family transposase, with amino-acid sequence MKKRIGSYPRVRVEGGGRAVVSQAGGVLLVETARKAGLDQAISAALTPWRKPRAVHDPGKILLDVALAVALGGDCLADVGMLRAEPAVFGPVASDPTVSRLIDTLAAAGPKALHAIRAARSEVRAWVWKLAGTAAPDAAGEVIVDLDGVLVLAHSEKQDAAATWKKSFGHHPLMGFVDHGSGGTGEPVAALLRPGNAGSNTAADHITTTQLALAQLPKRHRRGRSTLIRTDSAGGTHEFLAWLSQRGRWLSYSVGMTITDSIHQAVLKVPTSAWTSAVEPGGEIREGAWTAELDGDVLKGWPKGMRLVVRKERPHPGAQLRFTDADGLRLTCFATNTTGGKIADLELRHRRRARAEDRIRNARATGLRNLPLHETSQNRIWLEIVQLALDLLAWMSMLALTGKPRLWEPRRLRLRLFSAAAQLITTARQRHLRFARHWPWTDVITDAIRRLDTLPNPG; translated from the coding sequence GTGAAGAAGCGTATCGGGTCCTACCCGCGTGTCCGCGTCGAGGGTGGTGGCCGGGCAGTGGTTTCGCAGGCGGGAGGCGTCCTGCTGGTGGAGACGGCCCGTAAGGCTGGGCTGGACCAGGCGATATCTGCAGCTCTGACACCGTGGCGCAAGCCGCGGGCGGTGCACGATCCGGGGAAGATACTGCTGGATGTGGCCTTGGCGGTCGCGCTCGGCGGGGACTGTCTCGCGGACGTGGGGATGCTGCGGGCCGAGCCGGCGGTGTTCGGGCCGGTGGCTTCTGACCCGACCGTTTCGCGGCTCATCGACACCCTCGCCGCGGCCGGTCCGAAGGCCCTTCACGCGATCCGTGCCGCGCGGTCCGAAGTACGCGCGTGGGTATGGAAGTTGGCCGGGACGGCGGCGCCGGATGCCGCAGGTGAGGTGATCGTGGACCTGGACGGGGTGCTGGTGCTGGCGCACTCCGAGAAGCAGGACGCGGCTGCGACCTGGAAGAAGTCCTTCGGCCACCATCCGCTGATGGGCTTCGTCGATCACGGAAGCGGCGGCACCGGAGAGCCTGTGGCGGCCCTGCTGCGGCCGGGGAACGCGGGCAGCAACACCGCGGCCGACCACATCACCACCACCCAACTCGCCCTGGCCCAGCTCCCCAAACGGCATCGGCGAGGCCGGTCCACGCTGATTCGCACCGACTCCGCGGGCGGCACTCACGAGTTCCTGGCCTGGCTCTCGCAGCGCGGGAGGTGGCTGTCGTACTCGGTCGGGATGACCATCACCGACTCCATCCATCAGGCCGTGCTGAAGGTTCCGACCTCCGCCTGGACATCCGCCGTCGAACCGGGCGGCGAGATCCGCGAGGGCGCCTGGACCGCCGAACTCGACGGCGACGTCCTCAAGGGCTGGCCCAAGGGCATGCGGCTGGTGGTCCGCAAGGAACGGCCACACCCCGGCGCCCAGTTGCGCTTCACCGATGCCGACGGGCTCCGGCTCACCTGCTTCGCCACCAACACGACGGGCGGGAAGATCGCAGACCTGGAACTGAGGCACCGCCGACGGGCGAGGGCAGAGGACCGCATTCGGAACGCGCGGGCCACCGGCCTGCGGAACCTGCCCCTGCACGAGACCTCGCAGAACCGGATCTGGCTGGAGATCGTCCAGCTCGCCCTCGACCTGCTCGCCTGGATGTCGATGCTCGCCCTGACCGGCAAACCCCGCCTCTGGGAGCCCCGCCGCCTGCGGTTGCGGCTGTTCTCCGCCGCAGCCCAACTCATCACCACCGCCCGCCAACGGCACCTGCGATTCGCCCGCCACTGGCCATGGACCGACGTGATCACAGACGCGATCAGACGGCTCGACACCCTTCCGAACCCAGGCTGA
- a CDS encoding IS5 family transposase, with protein sequence MTSSQPRLPYLSDLSDARWELMEPTLTAWRAERQKTSLNLGGKVTDLREVMNAILFLNRTGVPWRYLPHDFPPHTTVFGYFSAWTADGTIEKLGVHLHRMVREQAGRTAEPTACVIDAQSVKTATSVPSDTQGTDAGKKIVGRKRSIVVDTLGLLLLVIVTAASVSDNEAGKQLLTQLATDHPTITKAWVDTGYKTKAIEHGAALGIDVDVVPRNEQVKGFSVIPRRWVVERSFGWIMMHRRLARDYETKPAHSESMIRLAMISNLAKRATGETPITWHNP encoded by the coding sequence ATGACTTCTTCGCAGCCGCGCCTGCCGTACCTGAGTGATCTCTCCGATGCCCGCTGGGAGTTGATGGAGCCGACCTTGACGGCCTGGCGGGCCGAGCGGCAGAAGACCTCCCTCAACCTCGGCGGCAAGGTCACTGACCTGCGGGAAGTCATGAACGCGATCCTCTTCCTCAACCGGACCGGCGTCCCGTGGCGCTATCTGCCGCACGATTTCCCGCCGCACACCACGGTGTTCGGCTACTTCAGCGCCTGGACCGCCGACGGCACCATCGAGAAACTCGGCGTCCACCTGCACCGGATGGTCCGTGAGCAGGCAGGACGCACCGCGGAGCCCACCGCGTGCGTGATCGATGCGCAGAGCGTCAAGACCGCGACCAGCGTCCCCTCCGACACTCAGGGCACGGATGCAGGGAAGAAGATCGTGGGCCGCAAGCGCAGCATCGTCGTCGACACGCTCGGCCTGTTACTGCTGGTCATCGTGACCGCCGCCAGCGTCTCCGACAACGAGGCCGGCAAGCAACTCCTCACCCAACTCGCCACAGACCACCCCACGATCACCAAGGCATGGGTCGACACCGGCTACAAGACCAAGGCCATCGAGCACGGCGCCGCCCTCGGCATTGATGTCGACGTAGTCCCACGAAACGAGCAGGTCAAAGGCTTCTCGGTGATCCCCAGGCGCTGGGTCGTGGAGCGAAGTTTCGGGTGGATCATGATGCACCGCCGCCTCGCCCGCGACTACGAGACCAAACCTGCGCATTCCGAGAGCATGATCCGCCTCGCGATGATCTCGAACCTTGCGAAACGAGCAACCGGAGAAACACCCATAACCTGGCACAACCCATGA
- a CDS encoding IS5 family transposase, which translates to MSERKPYPSDLSDEQWSLIEPVITAWKDRHRSVSGHQGAYDMREIVNSILYQGRTGCQWAYLPHDLPPKSATYYYFAAWRDDGTDQVIHELLRCQVRERARRLEDPTLVVLDTQSVHVAAGVPASTSGHDPAKRVPGRKRGLAVDVLGLVIAVVVLAANTHDNAAGIVLLDQVAEHAGGTVRKALVDQGFKNQVVAHGAALGIDVEIVARDPQVKGFVPQPKRWRVEQTYGILILHRRLVRDYEHRPSSSASRVYWAMTHVMTRRLTGANAPTWREAQAVAA; encoded by the coding sequence GTGAGTGAACGCAAGCCGTACCCGAGTGACTTATCGGACGAGCAGTGGTCGTTGATCGAGCCGGTGATCACCGCGTGGAAGGATAGGCACCGCTCGGTCAGCGGTCATCAGGGCGCCTACGACATGCGGGAGATCGTGAACTCGATCCTCTACCAGGGGCGGACCGGTTGCCAGTGGGCCTATCTCCCGCACGACCTGCCGCCGAAGAGCGCAACGTACTACTACTTCGCGGCCTGGCGGGACGACGGGACCGACCAGGTCATCCATGAACTCCTGCGCTGCCAGGTCCGGGAGAGGGCCCGACGATTAGAGGACCCGACCCTGGTGGTCCTGGACACCCAGAGTGTCCACGTGGCCGCCGGGGTCCCCGCCTCCACAAGTGGCCACGATCCGGCCAAGCGGGTGCCCGGCCGCAAGCGCGGACTGGCCGTGGACGTCCTCGGCCTGGTCATCGCAGTCGTCGTTCTCGCCGCGAACACCCACGACAACGCCGCGGGCATCGTCCTGCTGGACCAGGTCGCCGAGCACGCCGGCGGAACCGTCCGCAAAGCCCTGGTCGACCAGGGCTTCAAGAATCAGGTCGTCGCGCACGGCGCCGCCTTGGGAATCGACGTCGAGATCGTCGCACGCGACCCGCAGGTCAAGGGGTTCGTGCCGCAGCCGAAGCGGTGGAGGGTCGAGCAGACCTACGGGATCCTGATACTGCACCGGCGGCTGGTCCGCGACTACGAGCACCGCCCCTCCTCCTCCGCCTCCCGTGTCTACTGGGCGATGACCCACGTCATGACCCGGCGCCTCACCGGCGCGAACGCTCCCACCTGGCGCGAAGCGCAGGCGGTGGCAGCGTGA
- a CDS encoding IS3 family transposase — MTVHPFIEAEKRAGHSVKRACELLKVSRTAFYARRTGTPGPRAARDAELAAQITDVHMRSRGTYGAPRVHAVLKRAGAGCGRRRVARLMRAAGLQGRHRRRRHLTTVPDPRAVLRPDLIVRDFQPDPDGLNTRWCGDITYIATQEGWLYLATVIDIASRRVVGWATADHLRTDLVADALTNACRQRRPTAPVIFHSDRGCQYTSQQLAALADQLGVRLSVGRTGQCWDNALAESFFATIKRELLDTTAWPSRASAHTAIFDFIEGWYNLHRLHSSLGYRSPAEYETASAA; from the coding sequence GTGACGGTCCACCCGTTCATCGAGGCGGAGAAGCGTGCAGGTCACAGCGTCAAACGGGCGTGTGAACTGCTGAAGGTCTCCCGGACCGCCTTCTATGCCCGCCGCACCGGCACGCCCGGTCCACGCGCGGCCCGTGACGCCGAACTGGCGGCACAGATCACCGATGTCCACATGCGATCGCGGGGAACCTACGGTGCCCCGCGCGTGCACGCCGTGCTCAAGCGGGCGGGTGCCGGGTGCGGGCGGCGCCGCGTCGCCCGGCTGATGCGGGCAGCCGGCCTGCAGGGCAGGCATCGCAGACGGCGGCACCTGACGACGGTCCCCGATCCGCGGGCTGTTCTGCGGCCCGATCTCATCGTCCGCGACTTCCAGCCCGACCCCGACGGGCTGAATACCCGCTGGTGCGGCGACATCACCTATATCGCCACACAGGAGGGCTGGCTCTACCTGGCCACCGTCATCGACATCGCTTCCCGCCGCGTGGTCGGCTGGGCAACGGCTGATCACCTGCGGACCGATCTCGTCGCCGATGCCCTGACGAACGCCTGCCGGCAACGTCGCCCCACCGCTCCGGTGATCTTCCACTCGGATCGCGGCTGTCAATACACCAGTCAGCAACTTGCCGCGCTGGCAGACCAGTTGGGGGTGCGTCTGTCGGTCGGCCGCACCGGGCAGTGCTGGGACAACGCACTCGCCGAGTCGTTCTTCGCCACCATCAAACGCGAGTTGCTCGACACCACCGCCTGGCCCAGCCGGGCCTCCGCCCACACCGCGATCTTCGATTTCATCGAGGGCTGGTACAACTTGCACCGTCTGCACAGCAGCCTCGGCTACCGCAGTCCCGCCGAATACGAGACCGCATCCGCAGCCTGA
- a CDS encoding transposase codes for MESMGKKKPRPRRSFTPEFKAEIVELCRRGDRSVGQIAKDFDLTETAVRLWVSQAEVDAGERDGLTSGEREELASLRRENRRLREDVEVLKRATAFFAKETR; via the coding sequence ATGGAGAGCATGGGGAAGAAGAAGCCTCGCCCTCGCCGTTCGTTCACGCCGGAGTTCAAGGCCGAGATCGTCGAGCTGTGCCGACGCGGTGACCGCTCGGTCGGTCAGATCGCCAAGGACTTCGATCTGACCGAGACCGCGGTGCGGCTGTGGGTCAGCCAGGCCGAGGTCGACGCGGGCGAGCGGGACGGCCTGACCAGCGGTGAACGCGAGGAACTGGCGTCCCTGCGGCGGGAGAACCGCCGGCTGCGCGAGGACGTGGAGGTCCTCAAGCGTGCGACGGCTTTCTTCGCGAAGGAGACCCGGTGA
- a CDS encoding nucleotidyltransferase domain-containing protein, with product MDPIDTARAVVDEHHPKARAAFLGGSVVTGRRTPMSDLDIVVLLYGAPAPYRASFRHDDWPVELFVHTEASWYDYVEREVRKRRSPLLWMCADGLLLLDTDGVGARLAAEARKLATAGPPTVSVEEIDDLRYGMTDLLDDLSGSAAQGERLFIAIELARRTSELALAIGGSWSGGGKWMARRLELTAPGLSMRLHNAVQAVLAGQVGSLVDVVDEVLGQVGGRLWDGYKRGGVAP from the coding sequence ATGGACCCGATTGACACTGCGCGTGCCGTGGTGGACGAACACCACCCCAAAGCTCGGGCGGCATTCCTGGGAGGCAGCGTCGTGACGGGCCGCCGCACTCCGATGTCTGACCTTGACATCGTGGTGCTGCTCTATGGAGCCCCTGCCCCCTACCGGGCAAGCTTCCGGCACGATGACTGGCCGGTGGAGCTGTTCGTGCACACCGAGGCGAGTTGGTACGACTACGTCGAGCGGGAAGTACGCAAGCGCCGGTCGCCACTGCTCTGGATGTGCGCAGACGGGCTGCTGCTCTTGGACACCGATGGAGTCGGCGCGCGCCTCGCCGCTGAAGCTCGGAAGCTGGCCACCGCGGGGCCACCTACCGTGTCGGTCGAAGAGATCGATGACCTCCGCTACGGGATGACCGACCTCCTCGACGACCTCTCGGGGAGCGCCGCCCAGGGCGAGCGGCTGTTCATCGCCATCGAACTGGCGCGACGAACAAGCGAGTTGGCGCTCGCCATTGGTGGTTCTTGGAGTGGAGGCGGGAAGTGGATGGCACGCCGTCTTGAACTCACGGCACCAGGGCTCAGCATGCGCCTGCATAACGCCGTTCAAGCGGTGCTGGCCGGTCAGGTCGGGTCCCTCGTCGACGTGGTGGACGAGGTATTGGGGCAGGTCGGTGGGCGGTTGTGGGATGGCTACAAACGCGGCGGCGTAGCGCCATGA
- a CDS encoding PP2C family protein-serine/threonine phosphatase — protein sequence MRKPQIDYAAVFRALPGMVALLTPDLVYADANDDFVRLSGRTREQLVGRYIFDVFPENPDDPAVAGSMRETETSMLRTVATGERDTMALLRYDIEDPERPGHWQEHYWSPVNAPVLGLDGHVALVVHRVEEVTEFIRAFGVPDGDSKAHALEAELYTRARELQEVNERLRTAHAREREVALALQAAMLPPPGPTGPHAAAVRYQPAVGTLNVCGDWYDLVDLSGGSLAVAVGDVVGHGLAAACAMGQLRSALSGATRVAGGPAQALDALDLYADSVEGAQSASVVTTFIDWDSRTITYSCAGHPPPALVHPDGKVAFLDGATDPPLGARPERAARPEACTPFTEGSLLVLYTDGLIERRDEDIDTGLARLADSLTHHRRSAPEALADALLTDLLPPAGHTDDTALIVLRL from the coding sequence ATGAGGAAACCGCAGATCGACTACGCGGCGGTCTTCCGGGCCCTGCCCGGCATGGTGGCCCTGCTCACCCCTGACCTGGTGTACGCCGACGCCAACGACGACTTCGTACGGCTGTCCGGGCGCACCCGCGAGCAGCTGGTGGGCCGCTACATCTTCGACGTCTTCCCCGAGAATCCCGACGATCCGGCCGTCGCCGGCAGCATGCGGGAGACCGAGACGTCGATGCTCCGTACGGTGGCCACCGGCGAGCGCGACACGATGGCGCTGCTCCGCTACGACATCGAGGACCCGGAACGGCCCGGCCACTGGCAGGAGCACTACTGGAGCCCGGTCAACGCGCCGGTCCTCGGCCTCGACGGGCACGTCGCCCTGGTGGTGCACCGGGTGGAGGAGGTCACCGAGTTCATCCGTGCCTTCGGCGTTCCGGACGGTGACAGCAAGGCCCACGCGCTGGAGGCCGAGCTGTACACCCGGGCCCGCGAACTGCAGGAGGTCAACGAGCGGCTGCGTACGGCGCACGCCCGTGAACGCGAGGTCGCCCTGGCGCTGCAGGCAGCGATGCTGCCCCCGCCGGGCCCGACCGGGCCGCACGCGGCAGCCGTGCGTTACCAGCCCGCCGTCGGCACGCTGAACGTGTGCGGCGACTGGTACGACCTGGTCGATCTGTCCGGCGGGAGCCTCGCGGTCGCGGTCGGTGACGTCGTCGGCCACGGGCTGGCGGCGGCCTGCGCCATGGGCCAGTTGCGCAGCGCCCTGAGCGGCGCGACCCGGGTCGCGGGCGGGCCCGCCCAGGCCCTGGACGCCCTCGATCTGTACGCCGACTCCGTCGAGGGCGCGCAGTCGGCCAGCGTCGTGACGACCTTCATCGACTGGGACAGCCGCACCATCACCTACAGCTGTGCCGGCCACCCTCCGCCGGCCCTCGTGCACCCCGACGGCAAAGTCGCCTTCCTCGACGGGGCCACCGACCCGCCGCTCGGTGCGAGACCCGAGCGCGCCGCCCGTCCCGAGGCCTGTACGCCCTTCACCGAGGGCTCCCTTCTGGTGCTGTACACCGACGGCCTGATCGAACGCCGTGACGAGGACATCGACACCGGCCTTGCCCGCCTCGCCGACTCCCTCACCCACCACCGGCGCTCGGCGCCCGAGGCCCTGGCCGACGCACTTCTGACCGACCTTCTGCCGCCCGCCGGGCACACCGACGACACCGCCCTGATCGTCCTGCGTCTCTGA
- a CDS encoding sugar ABC transporter substrate-binding protein — protein MSLGAGHSAVAVKRGFPVVAVIGVVTVGLSLLGACGGQDAGGGKGDSINVGVLMPGGGDSRFGRFDRPLIEKQVKVLCPDCPAATVAATSDPAVQQQQFDAMITRGVDVVILAAVDPQLMRPSVEAAHRAGIPVVAYDRLAEGPISGYVTFDGAVVGRLQAEALLKAMSARGDGRRIVMMNGATTDPNSGWYKGGSLAVLKGKVTIGKSYDTVGWRPENAYANMTGAIAALGAENIDGVLSANDSMAGAVISALKAAKVATLPPVTGQDADLLAVQRIVKGEQYMTVYKPYKRATDATVEMAVALGRGEKIGAIATGSVDSPTTKDVPAVLLPSVPVTVGDIRRTLVKDGMYTVDQICTPALRAACDRAGLT, from the coding sequence ATGAGTCTCGGTGCCGGCCATTCAGCAGTCGCAGTGAAGCGTGGGTTTCCCGTCGTCGCCGTCATCGGCGTCGTCACCGTCGGTCTGAGCCTTCTCGGAGCCTGTGGCGGCCAGGACGCCGGTGGTGGCAAGGGTGACAGCATCAACGTCGGTGTACTGATGCCCGGGGGCGGCGACTCCCGGTTCGGGCGGTTCGACCGGCCGCTGATCGAGAAGCAGGTCAAGGTGCTGTGCCCGGACTGCCCTGCCGCGACCGTCGCCGCCACGTCCGACCCGGCGGTTCAGCAGCAGCAGTTCGATGCCATGATCACCCGGGGTGTGGACGTGGTCATCCTCGCCGCCGTCGACCCCCAGCTGATGCGTCCGTCCGTCGAGGCCGCGCACCGGGCCGGCATTCCCGTCGTCGCCTACGACCGGCTCGCGGAGGGGCCCATCTCCGGGTACGTCACGTTCGACGGGGCGGTGGTCGGGCGGCTCCAGGCGGAGGCCCTGCTGAAGGCCATGAGCGCCAGGGGCGACGGCCGGCGGATCGTCATGATGAACGGGGCCACCACCGACCCCAACTCCGGCTGGTACAAGGGCGGCTCCCTCGCCGTACTCAAGGGCAAGGTGACGATCGGCAAGTCGTACGACACCGTCGGATGGCGGCCCGAGAACGCCTACGCCAACATGACCGGCGCCATCGCCGCCCTGGGCGCCGAGAACATCGACGGCGTCCTGTCCGCCAACGACAGCATGGCCGGCGCCGTGATCTCCGCCCTCAAGGCCGCCAAGGTCGCGACGCTGCCCCCGGTCACCGGTCAGGACGCCGACCTCCTGGCCGTACAGCGCATCGTCAAGGGCGAGCAGTACATGACCGTGTACAAGCCCTACAAGCGCGCGACCGACGCGACCGTCGAGATGGCCGTCGCCCTCGGACGCGGCGAGAAGATCGGGGCCATCGCCACCGGCAGCGTCGACAGCCCCACCACCAAGGACGTACCGGCGGTTCTGCTGCCGTCCGTCCCGGTGACTGTCGGCGATATCAGGAGGACCCTGGTGAAGGACGGCATGTACACCGTCGACCAGATCTGTACACCTGCTCTCCGGGCGGCCTGTGACCGGGCCGGACTCACCTGA
- a CDS encoding ATP-binding cassette domain-containing protein: protein MPGQPLLALRGVSKRFAAVQALVDIELEVRAGEVVALVGDNAAGKSTLVKVISGVGPPDRGVVEWEGHAVQIRRPQDARLLGIATVYQDLAMCENLDVVANLFLGREIHRFGVLDEVEMERRTLELLHTLSIRIPDVRVPLAGLSGGQRQVVAIIRSFLASPRLLLLDEPTASLGIQQANQLLDLIEELRDQGLGVLLISHNMSDIKAVADRVAVLRLGRNNGLFDVNTTSQEQIISSITGAADHAVAHRPHPDEVWP, encoded by the coding sequence GTGCCCGGTCAGCCCCTGCTGGCGTTGCGCGGTGTCTCCAAGCGGTTCGCCGCCGTACAGGCACTGGTCGACATCGAGCTGGAGGTCAGGGCCGGGGAGGTGGTCGCCCTCGTCGGTGACAACGCCGCCGGCAAGTCCACCCTGGTCAAGGTGATCTCGGGGGTCGGACCCCCCGATCGCGGGGTCGTGGAGTGGGAGGGCCACGCCGTCCAGATCCGGCGCCCCCAGGACGCCAGACTGCTGGGCATCGCGACCGTCTACCAGGACCTCGCGATGTGCGAGAACCTCGACGTCGTCGCCAACCTCTTCCTCGGCCGGGAGATCCACCGCTTCGGCGTCCTCGACGAGGTCGAGATGGAGCGCCGCACCCTCGAACTGCTGCACACCCTGTCCATCCGGATCCCCGACGTACGGGTACCGCTCGCCGGCCTCTCCGGCGGTCAGCGGCAGGTCGTCGCGATCATCCGTTCGTTTCTGGCCTCGCCCCGGCTCCTGCTGCTCGACGAGCCCACCGCGTCCCTCGGCATCCAGCAGGCCAACCAGCTCCTCGATCTGATCGAGGAGCTGCGCGACCAGGGGCTCGGAGTGCTGCTGATCAGCCACAACATGAGTGACATCAAGGCCGTCGCCGACCGGGTCGCCGTCCTGCGCCTGGGCCGCAACAACGGCCTCTTCGACGTCAACACCACGTCCCAGGAGCAGATCATCTCCTCCATCACCGGCGCGGCGGACCACGCCGTGGCCCACCGGCCGCACCCTGACGAGGTGTGGCCGTGA
- a CDS encoding sugar ABC transporter permease, with protein sequence MRRAAVSGVAGKVKPRLVAGVGALRRRAREGGLGPAPVLLALAATWVVFQCLNDRFLSPRNLSVLSVDIVGTGMVAVGIVFVLLIGEIDLSVGSLAGLSGAMFAALNVDVGMTEWLAVIISVVCGTAIGAIQGFLFARFRVPAFVVTLAGLLAWSGLMLYLLGPDNTIHFSEDGLVAELTSRYIGAPVLTYGLATLCTAAYLLISLRDRGRRAGAGMPCRPVGEIWMRTALLAAVAFATVAVLGRFEGLPLALLIFLAVIVATDLLLRRTPYGRQVLALGGGAEAVRRAGVDVTRVRISVFMVSGALAAFGGLFVASRFTSASQVSGSGMLLINAVAAAVIGGTSLFGGRGSTWSALLGVLIIQSIASGMALLGVQTAVQYMITGGVLITAVIFDSLGRRTPESRARA encoded by the coding sequence GTGAGACGTGCGGCTGTCAGTGGTGTGGCCGGGAAGGTGAAGCCGCGTCTTGTCGCGGGCGTCGGCGCCCTGCGTCGCAGGGCGCGCGAAGGCGGGCTCGGTCCCGCCCCGGTGCTGCTCGCGCTCGCCGCGACCTGGGTGGTCTTCCAGTGCCTCAACGATCGCTTCCTCTCGCCGCGCAACCTCTCCGTCCTCAGCGTGGACATCGTCGGGACCGGCATGGTCGCCGTCGGCATCGTCTTCGTGCTGCTGATCGGTGAGATCGACCTCTCCGTGGGCTCACTCGCCGGGCTGTCGGGCGCGATGTTCGCGGCGCTCAACGTGGACGTCGGCATGACGGAATGGCTCGCCGTCATCATCTCGGTGGTCTGCGGTACGGCCATCGGGGCGATCCAAGGGTTCCTCTTCGCCCGGTTCCGCGTACCCGCCTTCGTCGTCACCCTTGCCGGGCTGCTGGCCTGGAGCGGTCTGATGCTCTACCTGCTCGGGCCGGACAACACCATCCACTTCAGCGAGGACGGCCTGGTCGCCGAGCTGACCAGCCGGTACATCGGCGCCCCCGTCCTCACCTACGGCCTGGCGACGCTCTGCACGGCCGCCTACCTGCTCATCTCCCTCCGTGACCGGGGCCGCCGGGCCGGCGCCGGAATGCCGTGCCGGCCGGTGGGCGAGATCTGGATGCGTACGGCCCTGCTCGCGGCGGTCGCGTTCGCCACCGTCGCCGTACTGGGCCGCTTCGAGGGGCTGCCACTGGCGCTGCTGATCTTCCTCGCGGTCATCGTCGCCACGGACCTCCTGCTGCGCCGCACGCCCTACGGGCGGCAGGTCCTCGCCCTGGGCGGCGGTGCGGAGGCGGTCCGGCGGGCGGGCGTGGACGTGACGCGCGTACGGATCTCGGTGTTCATGGTGTCGGGGGCCCTGGCGGCGTTCGGCGGGCTGTTCGTGGCGTCGCGGTTCACCTCGGCGAGCCAGGTCTCGGGCTCCGGAATGCTGCTGATCAACGCCGTCGCCGCCGCCGTCATCGGCGGCACCAGCCTGTTCGGCGGGCGCGGCTCGACCTGGTCCGCGCTGCTGGGGGTGCTCATCATCCAGTCCATCGCCTCGGGCATGGCGCTGCTGGGCGTCCAGACTGCGGTCCAGTACATGATCACCGGTGGGGTGCTGATCACCGCCGTGATCTTCGACTCGCTGGGCCGGCGCACCCCTGAGTCACGCGCACGGGCCTGA